A genomic region of Photobacterium swingsii contains the following coding sequences:
- a CDS encoding heme ABC transporter permease produces the protein MWKWLHPYAKAENCYRLCGKLLPWFSVIALISIIAGSVWGLAYAPSDYQQGDSFRIIYLHVPAAIWSMGAYMSMAIAAFIGLVWQIRLSDMAAAAMAPIGAVFTFIALLTGAIWGKPMWGAWWVWDARLTSELILLFLYLGVIALYSAFDDQKTAAKAAGILAIVGVINLPIIHFSVEWWNTLHQGATITKFDKPSMDSSMLWPLLLNIIGFACFFGAVTLVRLRSEIIARESHRPWVRQLVK, from the coding sequence ATGTGGAAGTGGCTACATCCCTACGCAAAAGCTGAAAACTGCTACCGCCTGTGCGGCAAGTTGTTACCTTGGTTTTCCGTTATCGCATTGATATCTATTATCGCAGGTTCCGTTTGGGGGCTGGCCTACGCGCCGAGTGATTATCAGCAAGGCGATAGTTTCCGTATTATTTACCTGCACGTGCCGGCTGCAATCTGGTCAATGGGCGCATACATGTCGATGGCGATTGCCGCTTTCATTGGCTTAGTATGGCAAATTCGCCTATCAGACATGGCTGCTGCTGCAATGGCACCTATTGGTGCTGTGTTTACCTTTATTGCACTGTTAACAGGGGCTATTTGGGGTAAACCTATGTGGGGCGCTTGGTGGGTATGGGATGCTCGCCTGACTTCTGAATTGATTCTTCTATTTTTATACCTTGGCGTTATCGCACTGTACAGCGCCTTTGATGATCAAAAAACAGCAGCAAAAGCAGCGGGTATCCTTGCGATTGTTGGTGTGATCAACCTGCCAATCATTCACTTCTCAGTCGAGTGGTGGAATACCTTGCATCAAGGTGCAACCATTACCAAATTTGATAAACCATCGATGGACAGCTCAATGTTGTGGCCGCTATTGCTCAACATTATCGGCTTTGCATGTTTCTTTGGTGCGGTGACATTAGTTCGTTTGCGCAGTGAAATCATTGCACGAGAAAGCCATCGCCCTTGGGTCCGTCAGTTAGTAAAGTGA
- the ccmD gene encoding heme exporter protein CcmD, giving the protein MHFESFSDFLAMGGYATYVWSAYGISFLAMLWILLSSLQKKRRLMAELKNKIAREQRIEDAKKLENTL; this is encoded by the coding sequence ATGCATTTTGAATCATTTAGCGACTTTTTAGCTATGGGTGGCTATGCCACTTACGTCTGGAGCGCTTACGGCATCTCTTTCCTTGCGATGCTTTGGATCTTATTGTCTAGTTTACAAAAAAAGCGCCGCTTAATGGCGGAGCTTAAAAACAAAATTGCGCGTGAGCAGCGTATTGAAGATGCGAAAAAACTGGAGAACACATTATGA
- the ccmE gene encoding cytochrome c maturation protein CcmE: MNPRRKKRLTLVLALVVGLGATVGLMLYALNQNMDLFYTPTELVNGKPDGTKPEVGQRLRIGGMVVAGSVNRDPQSLQVSFDVADIGPSVTVTYDGILPDLFREGQGIVAQGVLVNPTTVEAHEVLAKHDEEYMPPEVAAAMEKTHAPLEYSKEQKQGSTQ, from the coding sequence ATGAACCCGAGACGTAAAAAGCGCTTAACCTTAGTGTTAGCGTTGGTCGTTGGCCTCGGTGCAACTGTTGGTTTAATGCTGTATGCATTGAACCAAAATATGGACTTGTTCTATACCCCAACAGAGCTTGTAAACGGCAAACCTGATGGCACCAAGCCAGAAGTAGGTCAGCGTTTACGTATAGGTGGTATGGTCGTTGCGGGTTCTGTTAATCGTGACCCTCAGTCGTTACAGGTGAGCTTTGATGTGGCAGATATTGGTCCGTCAGTCACAGTGACCTATGACGGTATCTTGCCTGATCTGTTCCGTGAAGGTCAGGGTATTGTTGCTCAGGGTGTATTGGTTAACCCTACAACTGTTGAAGCGCATGAAGTGTTAGCGAAGCATGATGAAGAATACATGCCGCCTGAAGTTGCTGCGGCAATGGAAAAAACACATGCGCCACTTGAGTATTCAAAAGAACAAAAGCAAGGTAGTACACAATGA
- a CDS encoding heme lyase CcmF/NrfE family subunit, producing the protein MIAEIGHFALIIALGLSVLASIYPLYGAATGNQAMMRTARPLTHGVFGMLMISFVILCWGFYSNDFTITYVASNSNSLLPWYYRITAVWGAHEGSLLLWVLIQAGWASAVARLSRGMPLESVARVLAIMGMISVGFLLFIIVTSNPFLRTLPYFPVDGRDLNPLLQDPGLIIHPPMLYMGYVGFSVAFAFAIASLMTGRLDTAWARWSRPWTIAAWSFLTLGIALGSWWAYYELGWGGWWFWDPVENASFMPWLAGTALMHSLSVTEKRGTFKAWTVLLAISAFSLSLLGTFLVRSGVLVSVHAFASDPARGMFILGFLVVVIGGSLLLYALRGGQIRSRGNYSLLSRENLLLANNLLLVAGLLVVLIGTLLPLVHKQIGLGSVSIGAPFFNTLFTWLMIPFAFILGVGPLVRWKRDQMSSIKKPLIISALITVPFSIGSVFLLTDKFHALAALGVAMAVWIITLQCYELYERATHRHSLMTGLGKLGRSHWAMVLGHLGMAVTVIGIALVSNYDLERDVRMAPGETINVEGYDFHFAGVRDADGPNYDGYIADFNITKSGKRVTTLHAEKRFYSVARSMMTEAAIDSGITRDLYVAMGEKLGDDGAWAVRIYYKPFVNWIWFGATLMALGGAIAISDKRYRFRKKAKQSASSNVQEAEVN; encoded by the coding sequence ATGATTGCTGAAATAGGGCACTTTGCTCTGATCATTGCGCTTGGCTTGTCGGTGCTTGCGAGCATCTACCCGCTTTATGGTGCAGCGACAGGAAATCAAGCGATGATGCGAACAGCACGACCACTGACACATGGTGTGTTTGGTATGCTGATGATCTCGTTTGTTATTCTATGTTGGGGCTTTTATAGCAACGACTTTACGATTACATATGTAGCAAGTAATTCGAACTCTTTACTGCCTTGGTACTACCGTATTACCGCAGTTTGGGGGGCACACGAAGGTTCACTGCTGCTTTGGGTATTGATCCAAGCAGGTTGGGCTTCTGCTGTGGCGCGTCTGAGCCGTGGCATGCCGTTAGAATCGGTGGCGCGTGTATTAGCGATTATGGGCATGATTTCAGTAGGCTTCTTACTGTTTATCATTGTGACTTCAAACCCATTCTTGCGCACCTTACCTTACTTCCCGGTTGATGGTCGCGATCTTAATCCATTGCTTCAAGATCCAGGTCTGATCATTCACCCGCCGATGCTTTACATGGGCTATGTGGGTTTCTCTGTTGCATTTGCATTTGCAATTGCATCGTTAATGACAGGTCGTCTTGATACCGCTTGGGCTCGCTGGTCTCGTCCTTGGACAATTGCTGCATGGTCTTTCTTAACTCTGGGTATCGCACTAGGTTCATGGTGGGCTTACTACGAACTTGGCTGGGGCGGCTGGTGGTTCTGGGATCCAGTAGAAAACGCATCATTCATGCCATGGCTTGCGGGTACGGCATTAATGCACTCGCTATCTGTGACAGAAAAACGCGGCACCTTTAAAGCTTGGACTGTATTGTTAGCTATTTCTGCATTTTCATTGAGCCTACTCGGGACTTTCCTTGTTCGTTCAGGTGTATTGGTTTCGGTTCACGCCTTTGCCTCTGATCCTGCACGTGGCATGTTCATTTTAGGCTTTTTAGTGGTTGTTATTGGTGGCTCGTTACTGCTTTATGCACTACGTGGTGGTCAAATCCGCTCTCGTGGTAACTACAGCTTACTGTCACGTGAAAATCTACTGCTTGCCAATAACCTATTGTTAGTTGCTGGCTTATTAGTGGTATTGATCGGTACTTTGTTACCACTGGTACATAAACAAATTGGTTTGGGCTCGGTTTCTATCGGCGCACCATTCTTTAATACTTTGTTTACGTGGTTGATGATCCCATTTGCTTTCATTTTAGGTGTAGGCCCATTGGTTCGCTGGAAGCGTGACCAGATGTCGAGCATCAAAAAGCCATTAATTATTTCAGCGTTAATTACAGTGCCGTTTTCTATTGGTTCTGTATTCCTTCTGACGGATAAGTTCCATGCACTTGCTGCTTTAGGCGTCGCAATGGCTGTTTGGATTATTACTCTGCAATGTTACGAACTGTATGAGCGAGCAACACATCGCCACAGCTTAATGACAGGTCTTGGTAAGCTTGGCCGTAGCCATTGGGCTATGGTGCTAGGTCACTTAGGCATGGCGGTTACCGTTATTGGTATTGCACTTGTCTCTAACTACGATCTTGAGCGTGATGTGCGTATGGCACCGGGTGAAACCATCAATGTTGAAGGTTACGACTTCCACTTTGCTGGTGTTCGTGATGCCGATGGTCCTAACTACGATGGTTATATTGCTGACTTCAATATTACTAAGTCGGGCAAGCGTGTCACCACACTTCATGCTGAAAAACGTTTCTACAGTGTAGCGCGTTCTATGATGACAGAAGCGGCTATCGACAGTGGTATTACCCGTGACCTTTATGTCGCTATGGGTGAAAAACTGGGGGACGACGGTGCTTGGGCTGTGCGTATTTACTACAAGCCATTTGTGAACTGGATTTGGTTCGGTGCAACCTTAATGGCGTTAGGGGGCGCAATTGCTATCAGCGATAAACGCTACCGTTTCCGCAAAAAAGCGAAGCAATCAGCATCAAGTAATGTACAAGAAGCAGAGGTGAACTGA
- a CDS encoding DsbE family thiol:disulfide interchange protein, protein MNKKILFIPLALFIGLAVMFLVQLTRNAGGDDPTKLESVLVGKPVPQFKLEDLVEAGKLYEQDIFKGEPLLLNVWATWCPTCYAEHSYLNELAADGVKIVGMNYKDDRLKAVNWLNELGNPYVHSLFDGNGMLGMDLGVYGAPETFLIDANGVIRYRHVGDVNPRNWSETLQPMYQALLEEAKG, encoded by the coding sequence ATGAATAAAAAGATCTTATTTATTCCACTAGCTTTGTTCATTGGACTTGCTGTCATGTTCCTTGTTCAGCTAACCCGTAATGCGGGTGGGGACGATCCAACTAAGTTAGAATCTGTCCTCGTTGGTAAACCTGTTCCGCAGTTTAAATTGGAAGATTTAGTTGAAGCGGGCAAGCTTTACGAGCAAGACATTTTCAAAGGTGAGCCACTATTACTTAATGTATGGGCAACTTGGTGTCCCACTTGTTATGCCGAGCACTCGTACTTAAATGAACTGGCTGCTGACGGTGTAAAAATTGTTGGTATGAACTACAAAGATGATCGTTTAAAAGCGGTTAACTGGCTGAATGAACTGGGTAACCCTTATGTTCATAGTCTGTTTGATGGTAACGGCATGTTAGGGATGGATCTGGGGGTGTACGGTGCACCAGAAACTTTCTTGATCGATGCTAATGGGGTTATTCGCTATCGTCATGTGGGCGATGTAAACCCACGTAATTGGTCAGAAACACTTCAGCCTATGTATCAAGCATTACTTGAGGAGGCGAAAGGATGA
- a CDS encoding cytochrome c-type biogenesis protein, which translates to MKRLSILLASILLVFTAALPVYAAIEVHSFDNIEQEETFQELTATLRCPKCQNNTIGDSEAPLAQDMRQKVYDMLQQGKEKQDIVDYMIARYGNFVTYEPPVMLSTIILWLGPLLFIAIGFTVLVMRSRRTTVTDNTEQTVDLDEQEAQRLKSLLAEMEQAENKDDKVKK; encoded by the coding sequence ATGAAGCGCCTTTCTATTCTGCTAGCCAGCATATTGTTGGTATTCACAGCGGCCTTGCCTGTATATGCAGCGATTGAAGTGCATAGCTTTGATAATATTGAGCAAGAAGAAACCTTCCAAGAGCTAACGGCAACCTTGCGTTGCCCTAAGTGTCAGAATAATACTATTGGAGATTCAGAGGCTCCGCTGGCGCAAGATATGCGCCAGAAAGTTTATGACATGTTGCAGCAAGGCAAAGAAAAGCAAGATATTGTCGATTACATGATTGCTCGCTACGGTAATTTTGTAACCTATGAACCACCAGTGATGCTATCGACGATTATTCTTTGGCTTGGTCCTTTATTGTTTATCGCAATTGGTTTCACTGTGTTGGTGATGCGCTCTCGCCGCACCACAGTGACTGATAACACAGAGCAGACTGTGGATTTAGATGAGCAAGAAGCACAGCGCCTTAAATCGCTGCTTGCTGAAATGGAACAAGCTGAGAATAAAGACGATAAGGTGAAAAAATAA
- the ccmI gene encoding c-type cytochrome biogenesis protein CcmI — translation MMLFWIATVVLTLIAVAVFVVPIYSGKEEDEVASRDELNKAFYQDRVREIELETSEGIVEKQGDLVTELQQSLLDDVTEQKDPHETNMSAGLIIPGVLVMVMISYGMYFSVGNINKVDEWQKVAARLPELSQRLMGDAENPMSDEEMNDLTLALRTRLHATPDDATGWLLLGRVGMANRDAETSQSAMKRAYDLNPDDTETQLGYAQTLMMIGDPAQVDFVRYLLKSVIKRDHTNVRAMSLLAFDAFEDGKFEQAISYWTMMKNLISPDDPRAPMLNRSIERAQAQLSPKGVTAKSVAVTVDIAPNVQMPQQGLLIISAHDENGSPMPIAARRVPLSGSFPMTITLDDNDSMIPERLLSSQSKLMVKARIDTDGNVMTKQGDWYGESQPVELGSSVEVKINQQY, via the coding sequence ATGATGTTGTTTTGGATTGCCACAGTCGTTTTGACCCTGATTGCGGTTGCAGTCTTCGTGGTACCGATTTATTCGGGCAAAGAAGAAGATGAAGTTGCCAGTCGCGATGAGCTAAACAAAGCCTTTTATCAAGACCGTGTGCGTGAAATTGAGCTAGAAACAAGTGAAGGCATTGTTGAAAAGCAAGGTGATCTTGTGACTGAGCTTCAACAATCACTGCTTGATGATGTTACTGAACAAAAAGACCCGCACGAAACCAATATGTCAGCAGGTTTGATTATCCCTGGTGTATTAGTGATGGTCATGATTAGCTACGGTATGTATTTTAGCGTGGGTAATATCAATAAAGTTGATGAGTGGCAAAAAGTTGCGGCGCGTTTACCTGAGTTGTCCCAACGCTTGATGGGGGATGCTGAAAACCCAATGAGCGATGAGGAAATGAATGACCTGACGTTAGCCCTTCGTACACGCTTGCATGCAACACCTGATGATGCAACGGGCTGGTTGCTACTAGGTCGTGTCGGTATGGCTAACCGTGATGCAGAAACGTCACAAAGTGCAATGAAGCGTGCGTATGATCTGAACCCAGATGATACAGAAACTCAGTTGGGTTATGCGCAGACATTGATGATGATTGGTGACCCTGCACAGGTTGATTTTGTTCGTTACCTACTGAAATCCGTTATAAAGCGTGACCATACCAATGTTCGTGCAATGTCTTTACTAGCATTTGATGCGTTTGAAGATGGGAAATTTGAGCAAGCAATCTCGTACTGGACTATGATGAAGAACTTGATCTCGCCGGATGACCCGCGAGCACCAATGCTAAATCGTAGTATTGAACGTGCCCAAGCGCAGCTATCGCCAAAAGGTGTGACGGCGAAATCAGTGGCTGTAACGGTTGATATTGCCCCTAACGTTCAAATGCCTCAGCAGGGCTTGTTGATCATCTCTGCACATGATGAGAATGGCTCACCAATGCCAATCGCTGCCCGCCGTGTACCGTTATCTGGCAGTTTTCCGATGACAATCACGCTAGATGATAACGATAGCATGATCCCAGAGCGTTTGTTGTCTTCTCAATCTAAATTGATGGTGAAGGCGCGTATTGATACTGATGGTAACGTAATGACTAAACAAGGTGATTGGTATGGCGAGAGTCAGCCGGTTGAACTTGGAAGTAGCGTAGAAGTAAAAATTAATCAGCAATACTAA
- a CDS encoding MlaA family lipoprotein has protein sequence MLKETVRTSLVACTLSLSLVGCADTPEQSTADVTETNKVTVAEHIDYEAEIALDSQVYDPFEGINRTMWNLNYNYLDPYIARPAAIAYVDYVPVPVRSGLANFFANLEEPASMVNSLIMLNPENAATHFNRFWFNTVFGLGGLIDIATAANIPSPGQREFGDSLGYYGVGNGPYFMVPLYGPITLREGTGDIVDGLYFPLSLLTFWQSAGKWALEGLEKRAALVPQESILDDSPDPYIFTRDAYIQYKNFRATGGASVDEEPQEEAFSDEFLDEIDDY, from the coding sequence TTGTTAAAAGAAACAGTTAGAACATCGTTGGTGGCTTGCACTTTATCATTGTCTCTCGTGGGCTGTGCCGACACGCCTGAACAATCCACAGCTGATGTTACTGAAACTAACAAAGTAACTGTCGCTGAGCACATTGATTATGAGGCTGAGATAGCACTAGATAGCCAAGTGTACGATCCCTTTGAAGGTATCAACCGAACAATGTGGAATCTAAACTACAACTATCTAGATCCTTATATTGCGCGTCCTGCTGCCATTGCGTACGTGGATTATGTACCTGTGCCTGTTCGTTCTGGGCTTGCGAACTTTTTCGCTAACCTTGAAGAACCAGCTAGTATGGTTAATAGCCTGATAATGCTGAACCCTGAAAATGCTGCAACGCATTTTAATCGTTTCTGGTTTAACACCGTATTTGGTTTGGGTGGTTTGATTGATATTGCAACCGCTGCAAATATTCCATCGCCTGGTCAGCGTGAATTCGGTGACTCATTAGGCTATTACGGAGTAGGTAATGGCCCTTATTTTATGGTGCCACTTTACGGACCGATTACTTTACGGGAAGGAACGGGTGACATTGTTGATGGGCTTTATTTCCCACTGAGCTTACTGACGTTTTGGCAAAGTGCAGGTAAATGGGCGTTGGAGGGGCTAGAGAAACGTGCAGCTCTTGTACCGCAAGAGTCCATATTGGATGACTCCCCTGATCCGTATATCTTTACCCGTGATGCTTACATCCAATATAAGAATTTTAGAGCAACCGGTGGTGCTTCGGTTGATGAAGAACCACAAGAAGAAGCCTTCTCTGATGAGTTCTTAGATGAAATTGATGATTATTGA
- a CDS encoding outer membrane protein transport protein, with translation MKKNNITLALAAALTFGVSTSATAAGFQLAEYSATGLGRAFAGEAAMADNAGAQFRNPAMLTYLEGTQVSTGAIYVDPNIDVKGELNVGKNIPTEAKDIAGSAVIPNFYLSHQLNDQVFLGLAFSTNYGMETELGGDFKATQYGNQAKVHSVEINPNIAYKINEQFSVGAGVRYVMGEGHFGAAMGGQDLKYMEGEDNAWGWQLGTAWQINDDNRIGFNYRSAVDLKLEGEASGLVFDMMAKQKGGSYTGSMDLTLPATAELASFHQLTDQLAIHASFNWTDWSSFDKLEANIDELGTQHIKDENWEDNYRFAIGSTYQLNQALVLRTGVAYDTSAVNDDNRTQTIPETDRLWLSVGAGYQVTKAFTLDGGFTYIFAKDASMTESETGLPGSFSGETTGNVWLLGVQASYRF, from the coding sequence ATGAAAAAGAATAATATCACTCTAGCTTTAGCAGCAGCCTTAACTTTTGGTGTAAGCACAAGTGCAACAGCTGCAGGTTTCCAACTTGCAGAATACTCAGCAACTGGTCTAGGTCGTGCGTTTGCAGGTGAAGCAGCGATGGCTGATAACGCAGGTGCACAATTCCGCAACCCAGCTATGCTTACCTACCTTGAAGGAACACAAGTATCAACAGGTGCTATCTACGTTGATCCAAACATCGATGTAAAAGGTGAGTTGAATGTTGGTAAGAATATCCCAACTGAAGCTAAGGACATTGCAGGCTCAGCAGTTATTCCTAACTTCTACTTATCTCACCAATTGAATGACCAAGTATTTTTAGGTTTAGCATTTTCAACTAACTACGGCATGGAAACAGAACTGGGTGGCGACTTTAAAGCAACACAGTACGGCAACCAAGCGAAAGTGCACTCTGTAGAAATCAACCCGAATATTGCTTACAAAATTAACGAGCAATTCAGTGTCGGTGCGGGCGTTCGTTACGTAATGGGTGAAGGACACTTTGGCGCTGCAATGGGTGGCCAAGACTTGAAATACATGGAAGGTGAAGACAATGCATGGGGCTGGCAACTAGGTACAGCTTGGCAGATCAATGATGACAACCGCATTGGTTTCAACTACCGCTCAGCGGTTGACCTAAAACTAGAAGGTGAAGCGTCTGGTTTAGTCTTTGACATGATGGCTAAACAAAAAGGTGGTAGCTACACTGGCAGCATGGATCTGACACTACCAGCGACAGCAGAGCTAGCAAGCTTCCACCAGCTAACCGATCAACTTGCGATACATGCGAGCTTTAACTGGACCGATTGGAGCAGCTTCGACAAGCTAGAAGCCAACATTGATGAGCTAGGTACACAGCACATCAAAGATGAGAATTGGGAAGATAACTACCGCTTTGCAATTGGTTCAACTTACCAACTGAACCAAGCACTAGTACTACGCACGGGTGTGGCTTACGATACCTCGGCTGTTAACGATGACAACCGCACTCAAACGATCCCAGAAACCGATCGCCTATGGCTAAGTGTTGGTGCTGGTTACCAAGTGACTAAAGCCTTCACCCTAGATGGCGGCTTCACTTACATCTTCGCGAAAGATGCGTCAATGACAGAATCTGAAACTGGTCTACCGGGAAGTTTCTCTGGTGAAACCACAGGTAACGTTTGGCTATTAGGTGTTCAAGCAAGCTACCGCTTCTAA
- a CDS encoding outer membrane protein transport protein: MNKKRLFTKSILALTVAMASQQAAAAGFQLNSQSATGLGRAFAGDAVIADNASVLSRNAAAMALFDAPAISLGLNVIDTDIKVKDVDYKFAGQSIPGQGEQSVGGASYVPNIYYIHPINDKFTVGGGIYSNFGTKTEFDDSFAGNEYGGLTDVKSINFALSVAYRINEQFSVGGGLDLIYGSGKLQRTNKNIEGLLGASGKLVDVDADGYALGWNIGSVYELNEDNRFGLSYRFSPDLKAEGDISMGGKKVDEKLIMPLPDMAEFSGFHKLNDQFAVHYSVQWIKWSEFDKLETDGGTHLNDYNWKDGWHYALGGTYYLNNDWELRAGYMYDTSAQDATTSISVPDSDRQWLSAGFTYHIDSKSNIDFGLTYLMGKDVEANESTKNPMHNPQIPQTGPAEISSVKATTRADAWLYGVQYSRSF; this comes from the coding sequence ATGAACAAGAAGCGTCTGTTTACTAAGTCAATCCTAGCATTGACAGTGGCAATGGCATCTCAGCAAGCGGCAGCTGCTGGTTTCCAACTAAATAGCCAATCGGCAACTGGACTAGGCCGTGCTTTCGCTGGTGATGCGGTCATCGCAGATAATGCATCTGTACTGTCTCGTAATGCTGCAGCTATGGCTCTTTTCGATGCACCTGCAATCTCACTAGGCCTTAACGTTATCGATACTGATATCAAGGTTAAAGATGTTGATTACAAATTCGCTGGTCAATCAATTCCTGGTCAAGGTGAGCAAAGTGTTGGTGGTGCATCATACGTACCAAATATTTACTACATTCACCCTATCAACGACAAATTTACTGTCGGTGGTGGTATCTACTCAAACTTCGGTACTAAAACTGAATTCGACGACAGCTTCGCTGGCAACGAATACGGCGGTTTAACTGACGTTAAGAGCATCAACTTCGCACTAAGTGTTGCGTACCGTATCAACGAGCAATTCAGCGTGGGTGGTGGTTTAGACCTCATCTATGGTAGCGGTAAATTACAACGTACTAATAAGAACATTGAAGGTCTACTAGGTGCATCAGGCAAACTGGTTGATGTTGATGCCGATGGTTACGCATTGGGTTGGAACATTGGTTCTGTTTATGAATTAAATGAAGATAACCGTTTTGGACTTTCATACCGCTTCAGCCCAGATCTAAAAGCTGAAGGTGATATCAGCATGGGCGGAAAAAAAGTTGATGAGAAACTAATCATGCCACTGCCTGATATGGCAGAATTCTCAGGTTTCCATAAGCTAAACGATCAATTCGCGGTTCACTACAGCGTACAATGGATCAAGTGGAGTGAGTTTGACAAGCTAGAAACAGATGGCGGAACTCACCTTAATGACTATAACTGGAAAGATGGCTGGCACTACGCACTAGGTGGAACTTACTACCTAAACAACGACTGGGAGCTGCGTGCGGGCTACATGTATGATACCAGTGCGCAAGATGCTACTACATCGATTTCAGTTCCAGATTCAGACCGTCAGTGGTTATCCGCAGGTTTCACATACCACATCGATAGCAAATCAAACATCGACTTTGGTTTGACTTACCTAATGGGTAAAGATGTAGAAGCGAATGAATCTACGAAAAATCCAATGCATAACCCACAGATCCCACAAACTGGTCCAGCTGAAATTTCAAGCGTAAAAGCAACTACACGTGCAGATGCTTGGCTATACGGCGTACAATACAGCCGTTCGTTCTAA
- a CDS encoding DUF3379 family protein — protein sequence MDDLEFRRRILADPNDNSAEMIEAKNSSLVNRKLSDELLQLDTKLEKALKVDVPDDLVDRILFHQSGQTPAKPKTTRVHLAIAASIAFAFGVFTGQFDQIISNADVTRSAEAAPLGQIALSHVHDEAPFIDTIDESVQLSQVNAKLKPFGTELSSLPGHVYYVNHCAFGKQNALHMVVDTPEGKVTVFIVPEQSPAAASFNDKTMAGIVMPLQNASLIVVGDKNADMQPVAKTIKSELQWQI from the coding sequence ATGGACGATCTTGAATTCCGTAGGCGTATTCTCGCGGATCCTAACGACAATAGTGCTGAAATGATCGAAGCAAAAAATTCATCCTTGGTGAATCGTAAGCTGTCCGATGAATTATTGCAGCTCGATACGAAACTAGAAAAAGCACTAAAAGTTGATGTCCCCGATGATCTGGTTGATCGTATTTTGTTCCATCAATCAGGGCAAACACCCGCCAAACCTAAAACCACACGAGTGCACTTAGCGATTGCTGCTTCCATCGCCTTTGCTTTTGGTGTCTTTACCGGACAGTTTGATCAAATCATATCGAACGCTGATGTGACGCGTTCTGCAGAGGCTGCGCCACTGGGACAAATAGCACTCAGTCATGTACATGATGAAGCACCGTTCATTGATACTATCGATGAGTCGGTTCAACTCAGTCAGGTTAATGCTAAATTAAAGCCTTTTGGGACAGAGCTATCATCACTACCAGGCCATGTGTACTACGTAAACCACTGTGCCTTTGGTAAGCAAAATGCGCTTCATATGGTCGTTGATACCCCTGAAGGGAAAGTCACTGTTTTCATTGTTCCAGAGCAAAGCCCTGCGGCTGCGAGCTTTAATGATAAAACGATGGCAGGCATAGTAATGCCACTTCAAAATGCCAGCTTAATTGTGGTTGGTGATAAGAATGCTGATATGCAGCCTGTCGCTAAAACAATAAAGTCTGAACTTCAGTGGCAAATATAA
- a CDS encoding sigma-70 family RNA polymerase sigma factor — MIKQFFRKKKPDASVSVDMNKQRRYEALVRAWHRDLYRYAYWLCHDQHIAEDLVQETCLRAWRSLDSLQDDKAAKAWLITILRRENARRFERKQFDLVDIDDYAIADTHQQDNEMELEQQQLHRQIMKLTPEYREPLVLQVMAGFSGDEIADILDLNRNTVMTRLFRARNQLKEQLEKQSEQRGHHNGRS; from the coding sequence ATGATTAAACAATTTTTTCGTAAGAAAAAACCGGATGCCTCGGTCTCTGTTGATATGAATAAGCAAAGACGATACGAAGCCCTCGTTAGGGCCTGGCACCGAGATCTTTACCGATATGCATACTGGCTTTGCCACGATCAGCATATTGCAGAAGATTTAGTCCAAGAAACTTGCTTGCGAGCGTGGCGCTCTCTCGATAGTTTACAAGATGACAAAGCAGCAAAAGCATGGTTAATTACCATTCTTAGGCGTGAGAATGCCCGTCGCTTTGAACGTAAGCAGTTCGACTTAGTCGACATTGATGATTACGCCATTGCCGATACGCACCAGCAAGATAATGAGATGGAATTGGAGCAACAGCAACTTCACCGCCAAATAATGAAACTAACCCCTGAGTACAGGGAACCGTTAGTATTGCAGGTAATGGCTGGTTTTAGCGGCGATGAAATTGCAGACATTCTGGATCTAAACCGTAATACCGTTATGACTCGCTTGTTCAGGGCAAGAAACCAACTTAAAGAGCAATTAGAGAAACAATCCGAACAGAGGGGTCATCACAATGGACGATCTTGA